In the Purpureocillium takamizusanense chromosome 5, complete sequence genome, one interval contains:
- a CDS encoding uncharacterized protein (COG:S~EggNog:ENOG503PHZW): MPPAIIADSDDDSDGAQDHVLAPEEPAEHGLLLATRSSDRGSHTTNSTDPVLFQNIYNEHKAAGDQQALTAGAGEGLEVGDAAGRTATPSRMDAQNDLWNIPSSPEANVAKRIKPLSAKRTTSVKVTRGLRRNLEMLGYESVSDDNYDEPIHERRKRRKVGASRDFQRSSNDVSLVELPPDGGLPSAASQSVSTEFAADQGVNLPMDRTSPPLLIAPRQLSASQKREYQSVEAPFSSPAGRIMEVRNPAVGSSGTATNVNTQRSHMLSSFDVGLTVRTPEHEMIRVTRRTSPTPRQRRNSSPDVITSMAPPTQTPKPKATRAKQGGTSTGEATNPSHSVGKGDEVWAASKAEESEGSEYTAPESQVKPKRPRGRPKKGREDKPDATSTSATQEAAAKPKRKRGRPKKRETLAKDDHAMSVTDDASAVQAAADRKLSHVTKTDLASEGDVDNEPRVPTSTTDPQRGSSTKEGTRDGPKQTTTDLVEVPVPEKTGKEPSELGKKELPVNDTVPNNRSTSKLDSTGKPVYRVGLSKRLRIAPLLKSLRK; encoded by the coding sequence ATGCCTCCGGCCATAATCGCCGACTCAGATGACGATTCTGATGGCGCACAAGACCATGTACTTGCGCCAGAAGAACCGGCTGAACACGGGCTGCTCCTGGCGACGCGGTCCTCTGATCGTGGTAGCCATACTACGAACTCAACGGACCCGGTCCTCTTCCAGAATATTTACAACGAGCACAAAGCTGCAGGTGACCAGCAGGCTCTGACCGCCGGCGCAGGTGAAGGTCTAGAGGTGGGCGATGCTGCGGGCCGGACCGCGACTCCTAGTCGGATGGATGCTCAAAACGATCTTTGGAATATCCCAAGCAGCCCCGAAGCCAACGTTGCAAAGAGAATCAAGCCGCTATCTGCCAAGCGAACCACATCCGTCAAAGTTACCCGAGGTCTACGCAGAAATCTGGAGATGCTCGGTTACGAGAGCGTTAGTGACGACAATTACGACGAGCCCATCCATGAGAGGCGGAAAAGAAGGAAGGTAGGCGCCTCCAGGGACTTTCAGAGAAGCAGCAATGATGTGAGTCTGGTCGAACTACCTCCAGATGGCGGGCTTCCATCGGCGGCCTCACAAAGCGTCAGCACCGAATTTGCCGCGGATCAAGGCGTCAACCTACCAATGGACAGGACCTCACCACCTCTTCTCATTGCTCCAAGACAACTCTCCGCAAGCCAAAAGCGCGAGTACCAGAGTGTGGAGGCACCGTTTAGTAGTCCAGCTGGGAGGATTATGGAGGTACGCAACCCTGCAGTGGGATCCAGCGGAACCGCGACAAACGTCAACACGCAGAGGAGCCACATGTTATCTTCTTTCGACGTCGGTCTAACGGTGAGAACACCGGAACACGAGATGATAAGAGTCACAAGAAGGACCAGCCCAACGCCACGACAACGGCGCAATTCGTCTCCCGACGTGATTACATCTATGGCTCCGCCAACGCAGACACCAAAGCCCAAGGCAACGAGGGCGAAACAAGGTGGCACAAGCACAGGAGAGGCGACCAACCCGTCACACAGCGTGGGCAAGGGTGACGAGGTCTGGGCGGCATCCAAGGCAGAGGAAAGTGAGGGCTCCGAGTACACCGCCCCGGAGAGCCAGGTAAAACCCAAGAGGCCGCGAGGACGTCCAAAGAAAGGCCGAGAGGACAAGCCGGATGCCACATCGACATCAGCCACCCAAGAAGCTGCGGCCAAGCCCAAGAGGAAACGGGGGAGACCGAAGAAACGAGAGACcctcgccaaggacgacCATGCTATGTCCGTCACCGATGATGCATCAGCGGTacaggcggccgccgacaggAAGCTCAGCCATGTCACGAAGACGGATCTTGCTTCGGAAGGTGACGTGGACAATGAGCCGAGAGTGCCAACTTCAACCACAGATCCCCAACGAGGCTCATCCACAAAGGAGGGCACGCGTGACGGGCCGAAACAGACAACCACAGATCTCGTGGAGGTGCCCGTGCCGGAGAAGACAGGAAAGGAGCCATCTGAGCTTGGGAAGAAGGAACTGCCGGTGAATGACACCGTGCCGAACAACAGGAGTACCTCGAAGCTGGACAGTACGGGGAAGCCGGTCTACCGTGTCGGGCTGAGTAAACGGTTGAGGATAGCGCCACTTCTAAAATCACTGCGCAAGTAA
- the MET6 gene encoding 5-methyltetrahydropteroyltriglutamate--homocysteine S-methyltransferase (COG:E~EggNog:ENOG503NW49~BUSCO:EOG09260LBU), translated as MVQSAILGFPRMGVNRDLKKATEAYWGGKLSQADLLAEAKRLRLAHWKIQKDAGVDVIPSNDFALYDQVLCHIQDFGAVPERYTKDGLDTIDQYFAMGRGHQKEGVDVPSLEMVKWFDSNYHYVKPTLQDNQTFKLVDSPKAVVEFKEAKEAGIHTRPVLVGPVSFLHLGKADRGQSVNPIDLLDKLVPVYEQLLTQLKEAGADTVQIDEPVLVFDLPAKAKAAFKPTYEKFAALGDKIPQIVFTTYFGDIVHNLETLPKGVYGVHVDLVRNPEQLETVIGALGPKTVLSAGVVDGRNIWKTNMKRAIETVESAIQKLGKDRVIVATSSSLLHTPHTLASEKKLDPEVADWFSFASEKAVEIAVIAKAVTEGPAAVREQLEANAKSMQARATSTRTNNPQVKDRQSKVTEQDHKRKSEFPVRIDAQEKKLKLPLFPTTTIGSFPQTKEIRVQRNKLTKGEITEAEYDKFIEKEILDNVKIQEELGLDVYVHGEPERNDMVQYFGERLDGYAFTTHAWVQSYGSRCVRPPIIVGDISRPAPMTVKESKYAVSVSNKPMKGMLTGPVTCLRWSFPRDDVHQSVQAQQLALALRDEVVDLEKAGVDVIQVDEPALREGLPLRSGKERDAYLDWAVKAFKLSTSGVEDATQIHSHFCYSEFQDFFHAIAALDADVLSIENSKSDAKLLRVFVDSAYPRHIGPGVYDIHSPRVPSEQEIKARIEEMLQYLKPDQLWIDPDCGLKTRQWKETKEALVNMVNAAKYFRTKYAK; from the exons ATGGTGCAGTCTGCAATTCTCGGTTTCCCCCGTATGGGAGTCAACCGTGACCTGAAGAAGGCCACGGAGGCTT ACTGGGGCGGCAAGCTGTCCCAGGCCGatctcctcgccgaggccaagcgcctccgtctcgcccacTGGAAGATCCAGaaggacgccggcgtcgacgtcatcCCCAGCAACGACTTCGCCCTGTACGACCAGGTCCTCTGCCACATCCAGGACTTCGGT GCCGTCCCCGAGCGGTACACCAAAGATGGCCTTGACACCATCGACCAGTACTTCGCCATGGGCCGTGGCCACCAGAAGGAGGGAGTTGACGTCCCCAGCTTGGAGATGGTCAAGTGGTTCGACTCCAACTACCACTACGTCAAGCCCACTCTCCAGGACAACCAGACCTTCAAGCTGGTCGACAGCCCCAAGGCTGTTGTCGAGTTtaaggaggccaaggaggccggcATCCACAcccgccccgtcctcgtcggccccgtcagcttcctccacctcggcAAGGCCGATCGTGGCCAGTCCGTCAACCCCAtcgacctgctcgacaagctcgtTCCTGTCTACGAGCAGCTCTTGACtcagctcaaggaggccggTGCCGACACTGTCCAGATTGACGAGCCCGTCCTTGTCTTTGACCTgcccgccaaggccaaggctgccTTCAAGCCGACCTACGAGAAGTTTGCCGCTCTCGGTGACAAGATCCCCCAGATCGTCTTCACCACTTACTTCGGTGACATCGTCCACAACCTCGAGACTCTCCCCAAGGGCGTCTATGGTGTCCATGTTGACCTTGTCCGCAAccccgagcagctcgagacCGTCATTGGTGCCCTTGGCCCCAAGACCGTTCTGTCGGccggtgtcgtcgacggccgcaaCATCTGGAAGACCAACATGAAGCGCGCCATTGAGACTGTCGAGTCCGCCATCCAGAAGCTTGGCAAGGACCGCGTCATCGTGGCCACCTCGAGCTCCCTCCTCCACACTCCTCACACCCTGGCTAGCGAGAAGAAGCTGGACCCTGAGGTCGCTGACTGGTTCTCTTTCGCCTCCGAGAAGGCTGTCGAGATTGCCGTTATTGCTAAGGCTGTCACGGAGGGCCCCGCTGCCGTCCgtgagcagctcgaggccaacgcCAAGTCCATGCAGGCTCGCGCCACCTCGACTCGCACCAACAACCCCCAGGTCAAGGACCGCCAGTCCAAGGTCACCGAGCAGGACCACAAGCGCAAGTCGGAGTTCCCCGTCCGCATCGACGCccaggagaagaagctcaagcTTCCCCTGTtccccaccaccactatTGGTTCTTTCCCCCAGACCAAGGAGATTCGTGTTCAGCGCAACAAGTTGACCAAGGGCGAGATCACCGAGGCTGAGTACGACAAGTTCATCGAAAAGGAGATTCTTGACAATGTCAAGATCCAAGAGGAGCTTGGCCTGGACGTCTACGTCCACGGCGAACCCGAGCGCAATGACATGGTTCAGTACTTCGGCGAGCGCCTGGACGGCTATGCCTTCACCACCCACGCCTGGGTCCAGAGCTACGGCTCTCGCTgcgtccgcccgcccatcatTGTCGGCGACATCTCTCGCCCTGCTCCCATGACGGTCAAGGAGTCCAAGTACGCCGTTTCGGTGTCCAACAAGCCCATGAAGGGCATGTTGACGGGTCCCGTCACCTGCCTGCGGTGGTCTTTCCCTCGTGATGATGTCCACCAGTCTGTGCAGGCACAGCAGCTCGCTCTGGCTCTGCgtgacgaggtcgtcgatcTCGAGAAGgctggcgtcgacgtcatCCAGGTCGACGAGCCAGCCCTGCGTGAGGGTCTTCCCCTCCGCTCCGGCAAGGAGCGTGATGCCTACCTTGACTGGGCCGTCAAGGCCTTCAAGCTCTCCACCTCCGGTGTCGAGGATGCAACTCAGATCCACTCCCACTTCTGCTACTCCGAGTTCCAGGACTTCTTccacgccatcgccgccctggatGCTGACGTCCTGTCCATTGAGAACAGCAAGTCGGATGCCAAGCTTCTCCGCGTCTTTGTCGACTCTGCCTATCCCCGCCACATCGGCCCTGGTGTCTATGACATCCACTCTCCCCGTGTCCCCAGCGAGCAGGAGATCAAGGCCCGCATCGAGGAGATGCTTCAGTATCTCAAGCCTGACCAGCTGTGGATTGACCCTGACTGCGGTCTGAAGACCCGCCAGTGGAAGGAGACCAAGGAGGCCCTGGTCAACATGGTCAACGCCGCCAAGTACTTCCGCACCAAGTACGCCAAATAA